A section of the Chryseobacterium scophthalmum genome encodes:
- a CDS encoding DUF72 domain-containing protein, producing the protein MKFGQVEDPSQIDFTLPKDHSKTKEILKQNKKGLENISIGCAKWNKTDLKGFYPKGTKDELAYYSTQFNSIELNATFYGMPSSEQVLTWKEKTPENFKFFPKITNTVSHFRRLLNIDDVVTQFATAVLNFDDKLGMVFLQLHDNFKPKDYERLEQFVNKWPKEVPLAIELRNTEWFTDEQILDKTCELFEQNNITNIIVDTAGRRDMLHMRLTTPNAFIRYVGANHESDYARLEDWLDRLTTWEKEGLQNLYFFVHQNIEKASPLLSAYFIEKMNEAWKTDLQVPKMGQENMPSLF; encoded by the coding sequence ATGAAATTCGGACAAGTAGAAGATCCTTCACAAATAGATTTTACCTTACCAAAAGATCATTCCAAAACCAAAGAAATTTTAAAGCAAAACAAAAAAGGGCTGGAAAACATTTCGATTGGTTGCGCAAAATGGAACAAGACTGATTTGAAAGGCTTTTATCCTAAAGGTACAAAAGACGAGTTGGCTTATTATTCTACACAATTTAATTCGATTGAATTGAATGCGACTTTCTATGGAATGCCGAGTTCTGAACAGGTTTTAACGTGGAAAGAAAAAACACCGGAAAATTTCAAATTTTTCCCAAAAATTACCAATACGGTTTCGCATTTCAGAAGACTTTTGAATATTGATGATGTTGTAACGCAGTTTGCAACGGCAGTTCTTAATTTTGATGATAAATTAGGAATGGTTTTCTTACAGCTTCATGATAATTTTAAACCAAAAGATTACGAAAGGCTTGAACAGTTTGTGAATAAATGGCCTAAAGAAGTTCCTTTAGCCATTGAACTGAGAAATACGGAATGGTTTACTGATGAACAAATTTTAGATAAAACCTGCGAACTTTTCGAGCAAAATAATATTACGAACATTATTGTAGATACAGCAGGAAGACGAGATATGCTTCACATGAGATTGACGACTCCAAATGCTTTTATCCGTTATGTCGGCGCCAATCATGAATCAGATTATGCAAGGCTGGAAGATTGGCTAGACCGATTGACGACGTGGGAAAAAGAAGGTCTTCAGAATTTGTATTTTTTCGTGCATCAAAATATCGAAAAAGCATCTCCACTTCTTTCAGCTTATTTTATTGAAAAGATGAATGAAGCGTGGAAAACCGATCTTCAGGTTCCAAAAATGGGACAGGAAAATATGCCTAGTTTATTTTAG
- a CDS encoding eCIS core domain-containing protein, producing MKKLFLTLLIVSAFTLNSNAQSLVSQLIGVDVDVNRGTVNINPPNLNVIPQIIKNAPKDIGQALINPMAPVLASSIRFSRGQALNRGTQQIPQNIKNILSPYFPPNILNNTTWTTANGLSIDGALNNWFNQEGAITYDDVIVFSDQQLTNNIELWAHELTHVLQYSQMGVETFAFQYSINWNSLESQARDNASRIMSNLNSIQQGNNPKWTYNIAPNVGENPITWNQINNAAKLAIPASDCIWVNNQNNTTGNKCPCSVMVTGVIMKRISDGFVTTMPCNESTCLFQAGQYGPLLSPPGFVITGVTAAHQY from the coding sequence ATGAAAAAATTATTTTTAACATTATTAATTGTTAGTGCATTTACACTTAATTCAAATGCTCAAAGCTTGGTTTCTCAACTAATTGGAGTAGACGTAGATGTAAATAGAGGTACGGTAAACATTAATCCTCCAAACTTAAATGTTATCCCGCAAATAATTAAAAATGCTCCCAAAGATATCGGACAAGCATTGATAAATCCTATGGCACCAGTTCTTGCTTCATCAATTAGATTCTCAAGGGGACAAGCATTAAACAGAGGAACTCAACAAATTCCACAAAATATAAAAAATATACTTTCTCCATACTTTCCTCCAAATATATTAAACAATACAACTTGGACTACAGCAAATGGATTAAGCATTGATGGAGCACTAAATAATTGGTTTAATCAAGAAGGTGCAATTACTTACGATGATGTTATTGTTTTCTCAGACCAACAATTAACTAATAATATTGAATTGTGGGCTCACGAATTAACTCACGTATTACAATACAGTCAGATGGGAGTTGAAACATTTGCTTTTCAATATTCAATAAACTGGAATAGCTTAGAAAGCCAAGCAAGAGACAATGCTAGTAGAATTATGTCAAATCTTAATTCTATTCAACAAGGAAATAATCCCAAATGGACATATAACATAGCACCAAATGTTGGAGAAAATCCTATTACTTGGAATCAAATTAACAACGCAGCAAAATTAGCAATTCCGGCATCAGACTGTATTTGGGTAAATAATCAAAATAATACAACAGGTAATAAATGTCCTTGTTCAGTAATGGTAACAGGTGTTATTATGAAAAGAATTTCAGACGGATTTGTTACAACTATGCCTTGTAACGAATCTACTTGTTTATTTCAAGCAGGTCAATATGGGCCTTTATTATCGCCACCTGGATTTGTTATTACAGGAGTAACAGCAGCACATCAATATTAA
- a CDS encoding LytTR family transcriptional regulator DNA-binding domain-containing protein: MSNRLFLFGVLLFQTFLFSQQKSIVFSAETDSISLYQNAQIAYTNQENLSPKFINQLDFKIFNQLSLKQYPIPDTLQYAMIKFSVLNTQDKNTHLYLSAKEDIAYMQAYELKDNRYQLIAKTGYANRVSDFSIKNNDRQLILSPEKNTFSQYIVYLKKYKYVLPIPEIELQSETKYLKGIEKKQSKPLSLYFLFTIFIAGFQFALLIFGIFKIYVLGFKRIYFFFSLQCLLFILFYLNEIHIIVFETRFLSFINNKMVYEALGDLFIVVFNFLIISFFDLDKKSFLYRFLVGITIFWVILFFVEALPFVNNPTVISIFRFILNTAAIVDFITLTCVFYFAYFHRNGYRKYLFIGVFIAMISSFEVALPRFLNLINLDPNWIKISDSSYLLLQICDNLNFCFFFISFIMREKELSIEKESLEKEHTQTIDELKNLKKIIEKENIILKDKTKINLDQLVYIKADDHYLNVHTIENKNHFVRGKLADIIEELPANFVKCHRSYIINKNYIKQSQSKFITMSDNSEIPISRNFKM; this comes from the coding sequence ATGTCAAACCGTTTGTTCTTATTTGGAGTATTATTATTCCAGACGTTTTTATTTTCGCAGCAGAAGAGCATTGTATTTTCGGCAGAGACAGATAGTATTTCGTTGTATCAAAATGCTCAGATTGCATATACCAATCAAGAAAATTTATCGCCAAAATTTATCAATCAGTTAGATTTCAAAATCTTTAATCAACTTAGTTTAAAACAATATCCAATTCCGGATACTTTGCAATATGCCATGATAAAATTCAGTGTTCTAAATACCCAGGATAAAAACACTCATCTTTATCTTTCTGCCAAAGAAGACATTGCTTACATGCAGGCTTATGAGCTTAAAGACAATCGTTATCAGCTCATTGCAAAGACAGGTTATGCCAATAGAGTTTCTGATTTCTCGATTAAAAATAATGACAGACAGCTTATTTTGAGTCCTGAAAAAAATACTTTTTCTCAATATATTGTCTATCTAAAAAAATACAAATACGTTCTCCCGATTCCTGAAATTGAACTTCAAAGTGAAACGAAATACCTGAAAGGAATTGAAAAAAAACAAAGCAAACCTCTAAGCTTATACTTTTTGTTTACCATTTTTATTGCAGGATTTCAGTTTGCTCTGCTCATATTTGGGATTTTCAAAATTTATGTTTTGGGATTCAAGAGAATTTATTTCTTCTTTTCGTTACAATGTCTTTTGTTCATTTTATTTTATCTGAATGAAATTCATATTATCGTTTTTGAAACTAGGTTTCTATCTTTCATTAACAACAAAATGGTTTATGAAGCTTTAGGAGACTTATTTATTGTTGTATTTAATTTTTTGATTATCAGTTTTTTTGATTTAGATAAAAAATCATTCTTATACCGCTTTTTAGTTGGGATTACTATCTTTTGGGTTATTCTGTTTTTCGTGGAAGCTTTACCCTTCGTTAATAATCCTACAGTAATTTCCATTTTCAGATTTATACTTAATACCGCTGCAATTGTAGATTTCATTACCTTAACTTGTGTATTTTATTTTGCATATTTTCATAGAAATGGTTACCGAAAATATCTTTTTATTGGAGTTTTTATTGCAATGATCAGTTCGTTTGAAGTGGCGCTTCCAAGATTTCTCAATTTAATTAATCTCGATCCCAATTGGATAAAAATCTCAGATTCATCCTATCTTCTGCTGCAGATTTGTGATAATCTCAACTTTTGTTTTTTCTTCATTTCTTTTATTATGCGGGAAAAAGAACTATCTATTGAAAAAGAGTCTCTTGAAAAAGAACATACTCAAACAATCGATGAGCTGAAAAACCTGAAAAAAATCATCGAAAAAGAAAACATTATTCTAAAAGATAAAACCAAAATAAACCTTGATCAGCTCGTTTATATAAAAGCTGATGACCATTATCTCAATGTACATACCATTGAAAATAAAAACCATTTTGTAAGAGGTAAATTGGCAGATATTATAGAAGAACTTCCCGCCAATTTTGTAAAATGTCACCGCTCTTATATCATCAATAAAAATTATATCAAACAATCGCAGTCAAAATTTATAACGATGTCAGACAATTCAGAAATTCCTATTTCGCGTAATTTTAAAATGTAA
- a CDS encoding helix-turn-helix transcriptional regulator, with translation MKNTIKIERALKNITQEDLAKKIGVSRQTINAMEAGKYVPSTVLSLKIAKYFDKKVEDIFELEDED, from the coding sequence ATGAAAAATACTATTAAAATAGAAAGAGCTTTAAAGAATATAACTCAGGAAGATTTGGCAAAAAAAATCGGGGTTTCACGACAGACCATCAATGCCATGGAAGCCGGAAAGTATGTTCCCTCAACAGTTTTATCATTGAAAATTGCAAAATATTTTGACAAAAAAGTGGAAGATATTTTTGAGCTGGAAGATGAAGATTAA
- a CDS encoding HD domain-containing protein: MSNIIQNTIQFVKEKLEGAEAGHDWFHIERVWKLSKKIAQTEECNLEVVELSALLHDIADPKFHNGDETLALKISREFLESQNVGEKIIQQVLFVIQNISFKNRGEAPKDLPIELKVVQDADRIDAIGAIGVARTFNFGGFKNNLMYHPDIEPKLNMSKEEYKKSNGTTINHFYEKLLLLKDLMNTNEGKKIAEERHQFMLTFLDQFMKEWNVD; this comes from the coding sequence ATGAGCAACATCATACAAAACACAATACAATTTGTAAAAGAAAAACTGGAAGGAGCAGAAGCTGGTCACGACTGGTTTCACATTGAAAGAGTCTGGAAACTTTCCAAAAAAATTGCTCAGACCGAAGAATGTAATCTTGAAGTTGTAGAACTTTCTGCTTTATTACATGATATTGCCGACCCAAAATTTCATAATGGAGACGAAACTTTAGCTTTAAAAATTTCAAGAGAATTTTTAGAAAGTCAGAATGTTGGAGAAAAAATTATTCAGCAGGTTTTATTTGTTATTCAGAATATTTCATTTAAAAATAGGGGAGAGGCTCCAAAAGATTTACCTATCGAACTTAAAGTTGTTCAAGATGCGGACAGAATCGATGCGATTGGTGCGATTGGTGTGGCAAGAACTTTTAATTTCGGTGGTTTTAAAAATAATCTAATGTATCATCCTGATATTGAGCCAAAACTGAATATGTCTAAAGAAGAGTATAAAAAATCTAACGGAACAACGATTAATCATTTCTACGAAAAACTGTTGCTTTTGAAAGACTTAATGAATACCAATGAAGGCAAAAAAATAGCCGAAGAAAGACATCAGTTTATGCTGACTTTCCTCGACCAATTTATGAAAGAATGGAATGTAGATTAA